A genomic segment from Glycine max cultivar Williams 82 chromosome 1, Glycine_max_v4.0, whole genome shotgun sequence encodes:
- the LOC100801438 gene encoding WAT1-related protein At3g28050 produces the protein MAKRVLYKDLVPFGAMVATECLNVALNTLFKAATLRGMSYHVFVVYAYAVAAIVLIPAPFISQRSRVLPPLSFPLLRKIGLLGLIGCASQIVGYTGINFSSPTLSSAISNLVPAFTFLLAIIFRMEKVIVRNTSCQAKVLGTIVSITGAFVVTLYKGPPIIIVHTPSLSLHQPINTLNLVDPSWAIGGLLLTAEYILVPLWYIVQVQIMKVYPNELIVIFFYNLCVSIMAAIVAIFTETNAGAWKIGVDTALASIVCSGIFGSFVNNVVHTWVLRIKGPVYVAMFKPLSIAIAVALGVMFLGDTLHLGSIVGATIISIGFYTVMWGKATEENVGEDVPGQQSPTTENVPLLQSCKTDTAEKKMHGSV, from the exons ATGGCAAAAAGGGTCTTGTACAAGGATTTGGTTCCTTTTGGGGCCATGGTGGCCACAGAGTGCCTCAACGTTGCCTTGAATACGCTGTTCAAAGCAGCTACCTTGAGAGGGATGAGTTACCATGTCTTTGTTGTTTATGCTTATGCTGTTGCTGCTATTGTTCTCATTCCTGCACCCTTTATCTCCCAAAG ATCAAGAGTGCTTCCTCCGCTCAGTTTCCCCCTACTACGCAAAATTGGTCTTCTTGGGCTAATAGG GTGTGCATCTCAGATCGTGGGATACACTGGCATCAATTTCAGTTCCCCCACTCTCTCCTCGGCAATAAGCAACTTGGTGcccgcttttacttttttgCTTGCCATCATTTTCAG gatggAAAAGGTGATTGTAAGAAATACAAGTTGCCAAGCCAAGGTATTGGGTACCATAGTATCAATAACCGGAGCATTCGTAGTGACCCTCTACAAAGGACCACCAATCATCATTGTTCATACACCTTCCTTGTCACTTCATCAACCAATTAACACTCTCAATTTGGTAGATCCAAGTTGGGCAATTGGTGGCCTTCTACTGACAGCAGAGTATATTCTGGTTCCATTGTGGTACATTGTACAG GTGCAAATCATGAAGGTGTACCCCAATGAACTAATTGTCATCTTCTTTTACAATTTATGTGTTAGCATTATGGCTGCAATTGTAGCTATATTTACTGAGACAAATGCAGGCGCTTGGAAAATAGGAGTGGATACAGCATTGGCTTCCATAGTTTGCTCT GGAATTTTTGGTTCATTCGTGAACAATGTAGTTCACACATGGGTACTGCGTATAAAGGGGCCTGTCTATGTAGCAATGTTCAAGCCACTCTCAATTGCCATAGCTGTTGCCTTGGGAGTCATGTTCCTGGGTGATACACTCCACCTTGGAAG TATAGTTGGAGCCACAATTATATCGATTGGATTTTATACTGTAATGTGGGGAAAAGCAACCGAAGAGAATGTGGGGGAAGATGTCCCTGGCCAGCAATCACCAACCACAGAAAACGTTCCTCTCTTGCAAAGCTGTAAAACTGATACAGCTGAGAAGAAAATGCATGGAAGTGTATAA